The sequence TTTTGAATGTATTCCCGGTTTTCGATGCGGATGGGTTTCACCAAATGCAGGTTATTGATCCGGTAACTGTTTTCCTGCAAATGCAAATAAGACATTTTTATTCCCGGCTTGCCGTCTCGCGGGTAAAAAAACTCCAGGTTTTTTCGGGCGGTGAGCCCAAGGACATGGTCCTGATTTTCGATGTCACTATTTTTAATAAAATATTCCACTTCGTGAGGCGTGAGCAAAGGCGAGTCACAAGGAACGATCAGAACAGCTTTATCCGCGTAGGAAGAATTTTTCAAATCCGCAATGTTTTCACTGTCAGGAATCGTTTGCATAAATGTATGCCAGATATTTTCATACAGATTACTTCTTTGTGGAACAATATGAATGGGCTTGGAGTATTCAGAATCCACACCTCCTACCTTTATGACCGCTTTCAACTTGTCCTCAAGACCAACAATATAAATCGCCCTGATGGAATCCACCTTTTGCAGTGCATCCACAACATAGTTGACGATGCACTTGTCGTTTATTTTCAGAAACGCCTTATGCTGATGATAGACCTTGTAACTGGACTCTCCTTCGCCAGCTACCAGGACCGCATCAAATTTTTTCTCTAT comes from Nitrospinota bacterium and encodes:
- a CDS encoding NTP transferase domain-containing protein, which gives rise to MNLMPIEKKFDAVLVAGEGESSYKVYHQHKAFLKINDKCIVNYVVDALQKVDSIRAIYIVGLEDKLKAVIKVGGVDSEYSKPIHIVPQRSNLYENIWHTFMQTIPDSENIADLKNSSYADKAVLIVPCDSPLLTPHEVEYFIKNSDIENQDHVLGLTARKNLEFFYPRDGKPGIKMSYLHLQENSYRINNLHLVKPIRIENREYIQKMYQYRYQRNFKNLVLFGVSLLGKGKAKHYRYYFGLQMSSLFASLGVDSMVGVFRTLTTKKALEKSISNILKTRFVGLEVPFPGAALDIDNDRDYEAMKIRFNEWREYLSHPENNLLSLSR